Proteins encoded within one genomic window of Bos indicus x Bos taurus breed Angus x Brahman F1 hybrid chromosome 18, Bos_hybrid_MaternalHap_v2.0, whole genome shotgun sequence:
- the GMFG gene encoding glia maturation factor gamma isoform X1, whose amino-acid sequence MSDSLVVCEVDPELKEKLRKFRFRKETDNAAIVMKVDKDRQMVVLEEEFQNISPEELKMELPERQPRFVVYSYKYVHADGRVSYPLCFIFSSPVGCKPEQQMMYAGSKNRLVQTAELTKVFEIRTTDDLTEAWLKEKLSFFR is encoded by the exons ATG TCCGACTCCCTGGTGGTGTGTGAGGTAGACCCAGAGCTAAAGGAAAAGCTGAGGAAATTCCGCTTCCGAAAAGAGACGGACAATGCAGCCATAGTAA TGAAAGTGGACAAAGACCGGCAGATGGTGGTGCTGGAGGAAGAATTtcag AATATTTCTCCAGAGGAACTAAAAATGGAGTTGCCTGAGAGACAGCCCAG GTTCGTGGTTTACAGCTACAAGTATGTGCACGCCGATGGCCGAGTGTCCTACCCCTTGTGTTTCATCTTCTCCAGCCCTGTGG GCTGCAAGCCTGAACAACAGATGATGTACGCAGGGAGCAAAAACAGGCTGGTGCAGACGGCAGAGCTCACAAAG GTGTTTGAAATCCGCACCACTGATGACCTCACTGAGGCCTGGCTCAAAGAGAAGTTGTCTTTCTTTCGTTGA
- the GMFG gene encoding glia maturation factor gamma isoform X2, whose product MKVDKDRQMVVLEEEFQNISPEELKMELPERQPRFVVYSYKYVHADGRVSYPLCFIFSSPVGCKPEQQMMYAGSKNRLVQTAELTKVFEIRTTDDLTEAWLKEKLSFFR is encoded by the exons A TGAAAGTGGACAAAGACCGGCAGATGGTGGTGCTGGAGGAAGAATTtcag AATATTTCTCCAGAGGAACTAAAAATGGAGTTGCCTGAGAGACAGCCCAG GTTCGTGGTTTACAGCTACAAGTATGTGCACGCCGATGGCCGAGTGTCCTACCCCTTGTGTTTCATCTTCTCCAGCCCTGTGG GCTGCAAGCCTGAACAACAGATGATGTACGCAGGGAGCAAAAACAGGCTGGTGCAGACGGCAGAGCTCACAAAG GTGTTTGAAATCCGCACCACTGATGACCTCACTGAGGCCTGGCTCAAAGAGAAGTTGTCTTTCTTTCGTTGA